One genomic region from Eptesicus fuscus isolate TK198812 chromosome 4, DD_ASM_mEF_20220401, whole genome shotgun sequence encodes:
- the CD2BP2 gene encoding CD2 antigen cytoplasmic tail-binding protein 2, which translates to MPKRKVTFQGVGNEDEEDEISVPKKKLVDPVAGAGGPGSRFKGKHSLDSDEEDEEEEGSSKYDILASEDVEGQEAATLPSEGGVRITPFNLQEEMEEGHFDADGNYFLNQDAQIRDSWLDNIDWVKIRERPPGQRSPTDSEEEDSLGQTPMSAQALLEGLLELLLPRETVAGALRRLGARGGGKGGSKGPGRPSSPQRLDRLCGLADQMVARGNLGVYQETRERLAMQLKGLGCRTQGPPDPMPQPSLDMFAEEVAEGELETPTPVQRGEAESPGAGLLDVMWEYKWENTGDAELYGPFTSSQMQTWVNEGYFPDGVYCRKLDPPGGQFYNSKRIDFDLYT; encoded by the exons ATGCCAAAGAGGAAAGTGACCTTCCAAGGCGTGGGAAATGAGGATGAGGAGGATGAGATCAGTGTTCCCAAGAAGAAG CTAGTGGACCCTGTGGCTGGGGCAGGAGGTCCTGGGAGCCGCTTCAAAGGCAAACACTCTTTGGACAGCgatgaggaggatgaggaggaggaggggtccaGCAAATATGACATCCTGGCCTCAGAGGATGTGGAAG GTCAGGAAGCAGCCACACTCCCCAGTGAGGGGGGTGTGCGGATCACACCCTTCAACCTACAGGAAGAGATGGAAGAAGGTCATTTTGATGCTGATGGCAACTACTTCCTGAACCAGGATGCTCAGATCCGAGACAGCTGGCTGGACAACATTGactgg GTGAAGATCAGGGAGCGGCCACCTGGTCAGCGCTCACCGACAGACTCAGAGGAGGAGGACAGCCTGGGCCAGACACCAATGAGTGCCCAAGCCCTCCTGGAGGGCCTTCTGGAGCTCCTGCTGCCAAGAGAGACAGTGGCTGGGGCACTGAGGCGTCTGGGGGCCAGAGGAGGAGGCAAAGGGGGTAGCAAGGGGCCCGGGCGGCCCAGCTCCCCCCAGCGCTTGGACCGGCTGTGCGGTTTGGCCGACCAGATGGTGGCTCGAGGCAACCTTGGTGTTTATCAGGAGACAAGAGAACGCTTGGCCATGCAGTTGAAGGGGTTGGGATgccggacccagggaccccctgACCCCATGCCCCAACCTTCTCTGGACATGTTTGCTGAGGAAGTAGCAGAAGGGGAGCTGGAGACCCCAACCCCTGTCCAGAGAGGAG AAGCAGAGTCACCAGGAGCTGGTCTGCTGGATGTGATGTGGGAGTATAAGTGGGAGAATACAGGTGATGCTGAGCTATACGGGCCCTTCACCAGCAGCCAGATGCAG ACGTGGGTGAATGAAGGCTACTTCCCTGATGGTGTGTATTGCCGGAAGCTGGACCCCCCTGGTGGACAGTTCTACAACTCAAAACGAATTGACTTTGACCTCTACACCTGA